Proteins co-encoded in one Apodemus sylvaticus chromosome 6, mApoSyl1.1, whole genome shotgun sequence genomic window:
- the LOC127687692 gene encoding uncharacterized protein LOC127687692 isoform X1: protein MVTGLTVTYMVTGLTVTYMVTGLTVTYMVTGLTVTYMVTGLTVTYMVTGLTVTYMVTGLTVTYMVTGLTVTYMVTGLTVTYMVTGLTVTYMVTGLTVTYMVTGLTVTYMVTGLTVTYMVTGLTVTYMVTGLTVTYMVTGLTVTYMVTGLTVTYMVTGLTVTYMVTGLTVTYMVTGLTVTYMVTGLTVTYMVTGLTPAYMVTDLTVTYMVTGLTVTYMVTGLTATYMVTGLTATYMVTGLTATYMVTGLTATYRVTGLTATYRVTGLTATYRVTGLTATYMVTGLTATYMVTGLTATYMVTGLTVTYMVTGLTAMYMVTGLTATYMVTGLTVTYMVTGLTVTYMVTGLTVTYMVTGLTATYMVTDLTVTYDVHGDSPYNDVHGNSP from the exons ATGGTGACAGGCCTTACAGTGACATACATGGTGACAGGCCTTACAGTGACATACATGGTGACAGGCCTTACAGTGACGTACATGGTGACAGGCCTTACAGTGACGTACATGGTGACAGGCCTTACAGTGACGTACATGGTGACAGGCCTTACAGTGACGTACATGGTGACAGGCCTTACAGTGACGTACATGGTGACAGGCCTTACAGTGACATACATGGTGACAGGCCTTACAGTGACATACATGGTGACAGGCCTTACAGTGACGTACATGGTGACAGGCCTTACAGTGACATACATGGTGACAGGCCTTACAGTGACGTACATGGTGACAGGCCTTACAGTGACATACATGGTGACAGGCCTTACAGTGACATACATGGTGACAGGCCTTACAGTGACATACATGGTGACAGGCCTTACAGTGACGTACATGGTGACAGGCCTTACAGTGACATACATGGTGACAGGCCTTACAGTGACGTACATGGTGACAGGCCTTACAGTGACATACATGGTGACAGGCCTTACAGTGACATACATGGTGACAGGCCTTACAGTGACGTACATGGTGACAGGCCTTACACCAGCGTACATGGTGACAGACCTTACAGTGACGTACATGGTGACAGGCCTTACAGTGACATACATGGTGACAGGCCTTACAGCGACGTACATGGTGACAGGCCTTACAGCGACGTACATGGTGACAGGCCTTACAGCGACGTACATGGTGACAGGCCTTACAGCGACGTACAGGGTGACAGGCCTTACAGCGACGTACAGGGTGACAGGCCTTACAGCGACGTACAGGGTGACAGGCCTTACAGCGACGTACATGGTGACAGGCCTTACAGCGACGTACATGGTGACAGGCCTTACAGCGACGTACATGGTGACAGGCCTTACAGTGACGTACATGGTGACAGGCCTTACAGCGATGTACATGGTGACAGGCCTTACAGCGACGTACATGGTGACAG GCCTTACAGTGACATACATGGTGACAGGCCTTACAGTGACGTACATGGTGACAGGCCTTACAGTGACGTACATGGTGACAGGCCTTACAGCGACATACATGGTGACAGACCTTACAGTGACGTATGACGTACATGGCGACAGCCCTTACAATGACGTACATGGCAACAGCCCTTAG
- the LOC127687692 gene encoding uncharacterized protein LOC127687692 isoform X2, whose translation MVTGLTVTYMVTGLTVTYMVTGLTVTYMVTGLTVTYMVTGLTVTYMVTGLTVTYMVTGLTVTYMVTGLTVTYMVTGLTVTYMVTGLTVTYMVTGLTVTYMVTGLTVTYMVTGLTVTYMVTGLTVTYMVTGLTVTYMVTGLTVTYMVTGLTVTYMVTGLTVTYMVTGLTVTYMVTGLTVTYMVTGLTVTYMVTGLTPAYMVTDLTVTYMVTGLTVTYMVTGLTATYMVTGLTATYMVTGLTATYMVTGLTATYRVTGLTATYRVTGLTATYRVTGLTATYMVTGLTATYMVTGLTVTYMVTGLTVTYMVTGLTVTYMVTGLTATYMVTDLTVTYDVHGDSPYNDVHGNSP comes from the exons ATGGTGACAGGCCTTACAGTGACATACATGGTGACAGGCCTTACAGTGACATACATGGTGACAGGCCTTACAGTGACGTACATGGTGACAGGCCTTACAGTGACGTACATGGTGACAGGCCTTACAGTGACGTACATGGTGACAGGCCTTACAGTGACGTACATGGTGACAGGCCTTACAGTGACGTACATGGTGACAGGCCTTACAGTGACATACATGGTGACAGGCCTTACAGTGACATACATGGTGACAGGCCTTACAGTGACGTACATGGTGACAGGCCTTACAGTGACATACATGGTGACAGGCCTTACAGTGACGTACATGGTGACAGGCCTTACAGTGACATACATGGTGACAGGCCTTACAGTGACATACATGGTGACAGGCCTTACAGTGACATACATGGTGACAGGCCTTACAGTGACGTACATGGTGACAGGCCTTACAGTGACATACATGGTGACAGGCCTTACAGTGACGTACATGGTGACAGGCCTTACAGTGACATACATGGTGACAGGCCTTACAGTGACATACATGGTGACAGGCCTTACAGTGACGTACATGGTGACAGGCCTTACACCAGCGTACATGGTGACAGACCTTACAGTGACGTACATGGTGACAGGCCTTACAGTGACATACATGGTGACAGGCCTTACAGCGACGTACATGGTGACAGGCCTTACAGCGACGTACATGGTGACAGGCCTTACAGCGACGTACATGGTGACAGGCCTTACAGCGACGTACAGGGTGACAGGCCTTACAGCGACGTACAGGGTGACAGGCCTTACAGCGACGTACAGGGTGACAGGCCTTACAGCGACGTACATGGTGACAGGCCTTACAGCGACGTACATGGTGACAG GCCTTACAGTGACATACATGGTGACAGGCCTTACAGTGACGTACATGGTGACAGGCCTTACAGTGACGTACATGGTGACAGGCCTTACAGCGACATACATGGTGACAGACCTTACAGTGACGTATGACGTACATGGCGACAGCCCTTACAATGACGTACATGGCAACAGCCCTTAG